In Pseudomonadota bacterium, a genomic segment contains:
- a CDS encoding hydrolase has product MTTKPELLTPQNSQIIFIDQQPQMAFGVQSIDRQTLKNNVTALAKAAKLFDIPTTITTVETDSFSGHTFPELLGVFPEKDILERTSMNSWDDQKVRDALAANGRNKVVVSGLWTGICNNMFAFSAMADAGYEIYMVADASGDTSKEAHDNSMTRMAHAGVVPMTTIQTMLEWQRDWARRDTYDGLMDIIREHGGAYGMGVDYAYTMVHKADERVSHGKVIDPVAAG; this is encoded by the coding sequence ATGACCACTAAACCCGAACTTCTCACACCCCAAAACTCGCAGATCATTTTTATTGATCAACAGCCCCAGATGGCTTTTGGCGTGCAGTCTATCGACCGCCAAACGCTGAAGAACAACGTTACGGCGCTGGCCAAAGCCGCCAAGCTTTTCGACATTCCCACCACGATTACCACCGTGGAGACCGATTCCTTTTCCGGCCACACGTTTCCGGAACTGCTTGGCGTTTTTCCGGAAAAAGACATCCTGGAACGCACGTCCATGAACTCCTGGGACGACCAGAAAGTCCGCGACGCGCTCGCCGCCAACGGACGCAACAAGGTGGTGGTTTCAGGCCTCTGGACCGGCATCTGCAACAACATGTTTGCTTTCTCCGCCATGGCTGACGCCGGCTACGAAATCTACATGGTGGCGGACGCTTCCGGTGATACGTCCAAGGAAGCTCACGACAACTCCATGACGCGGATGGCCCACGCTGGCGTTGTGCCGATGACCACGATCCAGACCATGCTGGAATGGCAGCGCGACTGGGCGCGGCGCGACACCTATGACGGCCTGATGGACATCATTCGCGAGCACGGCGGTGCGTACGGTATGGGCGTCGACTATGCCTACACCATGGTGCACAAAGCGGACGAACGCGTCTCTCACGGCAAGGTCATCGATCCGGTGGCAGCCGGCTGA
- a CDS encoding thioredoxin family protein: MKLESQNVSLGTPAPTYLLPDGDGKTWSLSDVQGDKATLVAIICNHCPFVVHMVAAFSRFASEYQPKGLGVVAISANDVSRYPADSPERMAEFARQHGFSFPYLYDESQEVARAFKAVCTPDLFLYDAELKLAYAGQFDASRPGMSAGNGEDLRRAADAVLTGNPAPQPHFPSVGCSIKWKP, translated from the coding sequence ATGAAGCTGGAATCGCAGAACGTATCCCTTGGCACACCGGCTCCGACATATTTGCTGCCCGATGGTGACGGCAAAACCTGGAGTCTGTCGGACGTTCAGGGTGACAAAGCGACGCTGGTAGCGATCATCTGCAATCACTGCCCGTTTGTCGTGCATATGGTTGCGGCGTTTTCGCGCTTCGCCTCTGAATACCAGCCGAAGGGACTAGGCGTCGTGGCCATCAGCGCCAATGACGTAAGCCGCTATCCCGCGGACAGCCCGGAACGAATGGCCGAGTTTGCCCGGCAGCACGGCTTTTCTTTTCCCTACCTTTACGACGAGTCACAAGAGGTTGCCAGAGCCTTTAAGGCGGTCTGCACGCCCGACCTGTTTCTCTATGACGCGGAGCTGAAGCTGGCCTATGCGGGTCAGTTCGACGCCAGCCGTCCCGGCATGTCGGCCGGCAACGGCGAAGATCTCCGCCGCGCGGCGGACGCTGTCCTGACCGGAAACCCGGCACCCCAGCCGCACTTCCCCAGCGTTGGCTGCAGCATTAAGTGGAAGCCCTGA